One genomic window of Metopolophium dirhodum isolate CAU chromosome 4, ASM1992520v1, whole genome shotgun sequence includes the following:
- the LOC132942331 gene encoding uncharacterized protein LOC132942331 — translation MLRSGLKVVEELQMKKTVQNDVWKTMFQYSSRCVKCGGDHRSVNCTKDRASPAKCALCSELHTANFKGCRVYQSVTKKRKNTNVPTPTKCSSNDVPGDHARQLPRKSYAAATKTVTSSMESITNVLSEFISNFNSLITPLINLLTEIVNKRFCP, via the exons ATGTTAAGATCTGGATTAAAAGTGGTAGAAGAACTGCAGATGAAAAAAACTGTCCAAAACGATGTTTGGAAAACGATG TTTCAGTATTCATCTAGGTGCGTCAAATGCGGTGGAGACCACCGCTCCGTGAACTGCACAAAGGACCGAGCTAGTCCAGCCAAATGCGCGCTCTGTTCTGAGTTACACACGGCCAACTTCAAAGGATGCCGTGTTTATCAATCCGTTACAAAAAAacgcaaaaatacaaatgtaccaACGCCTACAAAGTGTTCGTCAAACGATGTCCCAGGAGATCATGCTCGGCAGCTTCCAAGGAAATCCTATGCTGCAGCGACCAAAACGGTAACCTCTTCCATGGAATCCATCACAAATGTTTTATCagaatttatttctaattttaactCTTTAATTACTCCACTAATTAATCTCCTTACCGAGATTGTCAATAAACGTTTCTGTCCATAG